TATGTTAATGGCCAGATTGTTGATTCGACAGAAACAATCGGGATGGATCCGATACACTCCGGAAATCCTCTTTTGTTTGGAGGACGTGTTTATGGCGGGCATACAAATGAATTTTTTAAAGGCATCATGGATGAAATACGCGTAGAAACAGTTGCCCGTTCACCGGAGTGGATAAGGTTGAGCTACAAGAGTCAAAAACCAGGATCAGGTGTTGTACGATTGGGACGGTGAGCAAAATGGCGCGGGTAATTGCCAATAGTCGGGAACTAACGGTAGGGTCAGCGCACCGGTAAGTGGAGAACATCACTGAATATATCTATGACTTAAAGCGGAAACTGGTAAGAACTTCTGTTATCCTAACTCTGGCGGGTACGATCCTTTCCAACACTTTCGATGTAAAAAAAAACTGGTGGATTCTATGTCGTTAAACTGAAATCTGAGTGACAATAATGAATACTGTAAATATAGTACTGACCAGATAACCGACAAAACAGAATCAGGGGGGTGAACCTTACATCCCCTGATTCTTTTCACAACTCTCGTAGGCACTTATAATTTTTCTATTGAGAATTGGACCCTCCAACAAGTGTGATCAGTATAGCCCTGTTCAGCAATAAGACGCTGCTCTGGGCGAAAAAACATTGGTCAATATCAAAAAATACTAAAAAGGACTTTCGTTCCATCTCCCGCCCCATAGAATCTGGTCCCATTTTCCCTAACTGAGGCCACCAGAATAACCCTCATTTTGACAGAATCGTTTCACAAACGTAGTGATTGCTACTATTACCGTTTTAAACCGGATCAACAGATGTTCTTAACATTCAGAAGTGATGCCGATCGGTACGCCAAATCCTCGCTAATAAAAGGGGCAACACATATCATAAAAAAAACTCGCGGTCGCTGCCGCAAAAATACCCCTTACCATTACTAATGATCTATTATATATTTTTAAGTATACTGGTCGTTTTTCTTTAAAACTTACCCTAAGGTTTAGACCAATGCCCGAAAACTCCGTTGCTACCAGCCCGGCTTCAACCGGTACTAATACATCTCTTAATTCACCAACACCTGGGGTACCTAAAAAATTTAGCACTTTCGGTGGGGTTTTTACACCATCTATACTAACCATTCTTGGTGTGATTATGTTTATGAGGGCCGGCTTTGTGGTGGGGCATGCAGGCATATTTACTGCCCTTATGGTGCTTGGGCTTTCCAAGTTGATCAGTATTCTCACCAGTTTCTCCATTTCTGCCATTGCAACTAATACTGATGTAAAGGGTGGGGGGGCTTACTTTCTTATATCCCGCACCCTGGGGCCTGAGTTTGGCGGAACAATCGGCATAACGCTCTTTTTAGCTCAAACGCTCTCTGTGCCTTTTTATATACTTGGTTTCACTGAAGCGCTGGTGCGTACGGCCGATTCGATCCCCTTCATTCCATCACTGCAGCCCTACTTCTTTCATATCACTTCTACTGTTCTTTTGGCCCTTTTTATCGTCACACTTAAGGGAGCGGGCTGGGCAATAAGGGTTCAGTATGTGATTATGGCACTACTGGCGCTCTCTATACTGGCATTTATGGGGGGGGCAGCATTGAACTTTGATGCTGGGCTGTTTCAAGAAAATCTCAGGCCTTTTGAAGGCACGACGTTTTCCTTCTGGGCACTGTTTGCAATCTATTTTCCTGCTGTTACCGGCATAATGGCCGGGGTGAATATGTCTGGGAATCTCAAAAACCCTTCAAGAGCTATCCCTTTAGGCACATTTGCTGCAATAGGAGTTGGGCTGGTTATCTATGCTGCACAGATTCTTCTGACCGGGGGAGCTATAGAAAGGGCTGATCTGATTGATGCACCATATGACAGCCTGGTCTCTGTTGCCCCCTTCTACACCGGATTTTTAGTTACCATCGGTGTTTTTTGTGCCACCCTTTCCAGCGGTTTAGGCTCACTGCTTGGTGCTCCGCGCATACTGCAGTCTCTGGGGCAGGACAGGCTGTTAAAGCCGGCGAACTTTTTTGCAGCCCTTAACAGAGACGGAGAGCCCAGAAGAGCGTTGTGTCTTACCTTCCTCATAAGTGCACTGGTCCTATGGTTTGCCAGAGGTGGAAGTGAAGGCGGGGCATTGAATATGGTGGCTTCCTTAGTTACTATGCTCTTTTTGTGGACCTATGGAATCACCAATCTTGCCGCATTTGTTGAGTCTTTTAGCCGCAATCCCTCTTTTCGGCCCAGGTTTAAGTATTTTCACTGGCTTCCTGCACTTATCGGTGCGGTTGCAAGCTTTGGGGTTTCATTTCTGGTTGATGCGCCCGCGGCCCTGCTGGCTACACTTTTTGTGGTTGGGCTCTTTGTGTACGTGAGGAGATTTGTTCTGGAAGCTTCATTTGGTGATGCAAGACGGGGTTTTTATTATACCCGCACAAAAGATCATCTGTTCACCCTTGCACAGCTTCCGTTGCATTCAAAAAACTGGAGACCAACTATAGTCGTACTTTCCGGCAATCCTAACAGCAGGCTTGCGCTGGTAAAGTATGCAGACTGGCTTGGCAGTGGAAGAGGAATAGTGACTTTGGCAGTGATGAAAGTTGGTCAGTTGCAAAACATGGCTGAAGAGCGAACTATTACTTTGGAATCACTTAAAGAGTTTACCAAAGAGCATAAAATACGGGCATTTCCGGAAGTTTTGGTAACACCGGACTTTGACCTTGGTTTAAACCAGTTTCTCCAATGTACATCCATTGGTCCTGTTAAGCCAAATGTGGTGATGCTTGGATGGCCGGGGGATCCCCAAAGAGCCGTTGGGTTTTCACGTGCTTTAAAAACGGCATCTATTTTGAATATGAGCACAGTGTTATTCTACGATAAAGGCAAACCCTTTATAAAACCACAAAAAAAGGGTCGTATAGACATATGGTGGAGGGGCAAACGTAATGGCTCTCTTATGGTGATACTTGCATATCTGATGACCCTCAATAATGAATGGGCGGGGACGAAAATTAGGATTCTCCGTGTAGTGCAAAATGCTGCAGAAAAAAGCAGCGCCTATGAGGATATGAGATTGTTAATTGATTCGGCACGTATGGATATTGCTATTGAGACGATTCTTTCGGAAAAACCCTTCCCTGAGCTTCTTATTGACTACTCCCGAGATGCTTCGGTAGTGTTTATGGGTTTCAGGACACCTGAGGAGGAAGAGGCCACTCAGTTTATAGCTAAAACAGGGGAGATGCTAAAGGAGCTGCCTGTTACTCTGTTGGTTTGTTCTACAGGAGAAGCGGATTTGCTTTCTTGAGAATGAGGGAGAGAGCCGTGTAAAGCCTTGCATCCACTATGACCAATAATGCGAAGTGCAGTCAGGAAGCCCAATGTAGTCTCCATCAAAACCGCAATGTTTTGCTTGGGTAAGTATTATTTCGACACTTTTTCTTTCGTGACCTCATTTCAGGCCGGAGGATTAAAGTGTTTAAGCAACAGATTTTTTTTAAAGATTACCTATATTTATATATATTGTAAGGGTTGGGGTATTGGGTAAATTAATCGCTTAACTTGCTACTGAAAACAATTAATAAGGTGAGGGACAGAATGTGTAAAAAGAGGTCTTTCAACAAGTTACTTCTTACTGCGGCTTTTAATCTGTTGATTTTTAATTTCATTAAAGCCGATGAGGTAAGTATCGGTGGAACTGTTCTTGATCAATCGGGAAATCCGGTCGTTGGTGCTGAAGTAGAGCTGAATAATTT
The sequence above is a segment of the Chitinispirillales bacterium ANBcel5 genome. Coding sequences within it:
- a CDS encoding amino acid permease gives rise to the protein MPENSVATSPASTGTNTSLNSPTPGVPKKFSTFGGVFTPSILTILGVIMFMRAGFVVGHAGIFTALMVLGLSKLISILTSFSISAIATNTDVKGGGAYFLISRTLGPEFGGTIGITLFLAQTLSVPFYILGFTEALVRTADSIPFIPSLQPYFFHITSTVLLALFIVTLKGAGWAIRVQYVIMALLALSILAFMGGAALNFDAGLFQENLRPFEGTTFSFWALFAIYFPAVTGIMAGVNMSGNLKNPSRAIPLGTFAAIGVGLVIYAAQILLTGGAIERADLIDAPYDSLVSVAPFYTGFLVTIGVFCATLSSGLGSLLGAPRILQSLGQDRLLKPANFFAALNRDGEPRRALCLTFLISALVLWFARGGSEGGALNMVASLVTMLFLWTYGITNLAAFVESFSRNPSFRPRFKYFHWLPALIGAVASFGVSFLVDAPAALLATLFVVGLFVYVRRFVLEASFGDARRGFYYTRTKDHLFTLAQLPLHSKNWRPTIVVLSGNPNSRLALVKYADWLGSGRGIVTLAVMKVGQLQNMAEERTITLESLKEFTKEHKIRAFPEVLVTPDFDLGLNQFLQCTSIGPVKPNVVMLGWPGDPQRAVGFSRALKTASILNMSTVLFYDKGKPFIKPQKKGRIDIWWRGKRNGSLMVILAYLMTLNNEWAGTKIRILRVVQNAAEKSSAYEDMRLLIDSARMDIAIETILSEKPFPELLIDYSRDASVVFMGFRTPEEEEATQFIAKTGEMLKELPVTLLVCSTGEADLLS